Genomic DNA from Sphingobium sp. V4:
GATACCTTGTAAGAGCGGTCGGGTTGACAGCTCTAAGCTGCTCAACAGATCTTTTTCGATCCTCGATTTGAGCAGGTAAATCCCTAAGTCTTTGTTTTGCTAACTCAAGAAGATTCTGGAGATTATCAATTGTTTCTCCAGAATTTTTCCCCGTCCGCCCAAATAGCTCTGGTTCTCCAAAGTAAGAGTAATTTCTTCTTTTTTCTCCGTAGAGAACCTTCAATTCCGCATCATCATGAATTGCGATCGTTGTTGAGTCGCTGAGTACGCGCTTGATTGAACTGATTTCTATCGCGAGCTTCGGGGTGTTGATGTAGTAATTTTGCCAGATTGGAACACCGAAAGCGACAAGAAGCCCAATTCCAGCAGAAATTACCGGGACGATTGCCGGATTTAAGCCGCCGACGAACGCTAAAACCCAACCTCCCAACAAGCCAGCAGCAAAAGCAGTAGGATAATAAAGCAGTCGGACGGTCTTTCTGGAAATTCGACGTTGCATTTTCGGCCCCCACCGATTGATTAGGCTGCGGCAATAAGAGGTTTCATCGTTGATATTTAATTAATCGCGTATCTCACTATCACTCCGCCGCCACAGCTTCCAACCCCAGCAACGGCGCGAGATAGCGCCCGGTAAAGCTCCGGGCGTTCTTCGCGACCTTTTCCGGCGTGCCTTCGGCGACGACTTCGCCGCCCTTGACGCCACCCTCTGGGCCCATGTCGATGATCCAATCCGCCGTCTTGATGACGTCCAGATTATGCTCGATCACGACCACGCTGTTGCCCTGGTCGACCAGGGCGTGGAGGACTTCGAGGAGTTTGCGGACGTCCTCGAAGTGGAGGCCGGTGGTGGGCTCGTCCAATATGTAGAGGGTGTTGCCGGTGGCTCTGCGGGAGAGTTCCTTGGCGAGCTTGACGCGCTGGGCTTCGCCGCCGGACAGGGTGGTGGCCTGCTGGCCGACCTTGATATAGCCAAGGCCGACTTCCGCGAGCATCGCCATCTTGTCGCGGATCGGCGGGACGGCCTTGAAGAATTCGACGGCATCCTCGACCGTCATGTCGAGCACGTCGGCGATCGACTTGCCCTTGAACTTCACCTCCAGCGTCTCGCGATTGTAGCGGGCGCCGTGGCAGACATCGCAGGTGACATAGACGTCGGGGAGGAAGTGCATCTCGATCTTGATGAGGCCGTCGCCGGTGCAGGCTTCGCAGCGGCCGCCCTTGACGTTGAAGCTGAAACGGCCGGGCTTGTAGCCGCGCGCCTGGGCTTCGGGCAGGCCCGCGAACCAGTCGCGGATATTGGTGAAGGCGCCGGTATAGGTGGCCGGGTTGGAGCGCGGGGTGCGGCCGATGGGCGACTGGTCGATGTCGATCACCTTGTCGCAATGGTCGAGGCCGGTGATCTTGTCATGCGGGCCGGCAACGATGCGGGCGCCGTTGAGGGCGCGGGCCGACGCGGCGTAGAGCGTGTCGATGGTGAAGCTGGACTTGCCCGATCCCGATACGCCGGTGATGCAGGTGAAGGTGCCGAGCGGGATCGAGGCGGTGACGCCGGTCAGGTTGTTGGCGCGGGCATTGTGGACGGTGAGCTTCTTGCCCGACCCCTTGCGGCGCTTCATCGGCACGTCGATGCGGCGGGTGCCGTTCAGATAGTCGGCGGTCAGGCTGTCCCTGTGGGCGAGCAGTTCGGGCAGGGTGCCCTGCGCGACGATGGTGCCGCCATGGACGCCCGCGCCCGGCCCCATGTCGACGATATAGTCGGCGGCGCGGATCGCATCCTCGTCATGCTCCACGACGATGACGCTGTTGCCGAGGTCGCGCAGGCGCTTGAGGGTCACGAGCAGCCGGTCATTGTCGCGCTGGTGCAGGCCGATCGAGGGTTCGTCGAGGACGTAGAGGACGCCCGACAGGCCGCTGCCGATCTGGGAGGCGAGGCGGATGCGCTGGGACTCGCCGCCCGACAGGGTTCCGCTGGTGCGGTCGAGATTGAGATAGTCGAGGCCGACATTGTTGAGGAAGCCGAGGCGCTCCACGATTTCCTTGAGGATGGCGCGGGCGATCTGGTTCTGCTGGTCGTTGAGATGGTCGGGGAGGGCGGAGAAGAAGGCGAGCGCGTCCACCACCGATCGGCGGGTGGAGAGGCTGATGTCCTCGCCCGCGATCTTGACGGCCAGCGCCTCGGGCTTGAGGCGGGCGCCGTGGCAGGTCTCGCACGGCATGGCGGTCTGGTACTTGGCCAGCTCCTCGCGCATCCAGGCGCTGTCGGTCTGGAGCAGGCGGCGGTTGAGGTTGCCGATGACGCCCTCGAACGCTTTCTTGACCTCGTAGCTTTTCTTGCCGTCCTGGAAGCGCAGGGTGACGGGCTTGCCGCCGGTGCCGTGGAGGATGATGAGCTTCACCTCGCCGGGGAGGTCGGCCCAGGGGGTGTCGAGGGAGAAGCCGAACTCGCGGGCGAGGGAGCCGAGCACCTGCATATAATAGGGGCTGGGCGGGTTGGACTTGGCCCAGGGGACCACGGCGCCCTTCTTGATCGAGAGGGCTTCGTTGGGGACGACGAGTTCGGGGTCGAACTCCTGCCGTTCGCCAAGGCCATCGCAGGCCGGGCAGGCGCCCAAGGGGGCGTTGAAGGAGAAGAGGCGCGGCTCGATCTCGGGGATGGTGAAGCCGCTGACCGGGCAGGCGAATTTTTCGGAGAAGACGATGCGGTTGGCGGGGATGCCGGCGCCCTTCATCTTCTTGTCGGCGGACTGGACTTCATCCTCGCGGCCCGGCACGACGCCGTCGGCGAGGTCGACATAGGCGAGGCCGTCGGCGAGTTTCAGCGCCTGCTCGAAACTGTCGGCGAGACGCGTGCCCATGTCCGGCCCCACGGCGAGGCGGTCGACCACGACTTCGATGTCATGCTTGTATTTCTTGTCGAGGGCGGGGGCGTCCTCGATCAGGACCATCTCGCCGTCGATGCGGACGCGGGTGTAGCCCGCCTTCTGCCACTCGGCCAGTTCCTTGCGATACTCCCCCTTGCGGCCGCGCACGACCGGGGCGAGCAGGTAGAAGCGGGTGCCCTCCGGCAGGAGCATCACGCGGTCGACCATCTGGCTGACGGTCTGGGCGCTGATCGGGAGGCCTGTCGCGGGCGAGTAGGGGATGCCGACGCGCGCCCAGAGGAGGCGCATATAGTCGTAGATCTCCGTGACGGTCGCCACCGTCGAGCGCGGGTTGCGGCTGGTGGTCTTCTGCTCGATGCTGATCGCGGGGGACAGGCCTTCGATATGCTCGACATCGGGCTTCTGCATCATCTCCAGAAACTGGCGCGCATAGGCGGAGAGCGACTCCACATAGCGGCGCTGCCCCTCCGCATAGATGGTGTCGAAGGCGAGGGAGGATTTGCCCGAGCCGGACAGGCCGGTGATGACGATCAGGGAATCGCGGGGCAGGTCGACGTCGACGCCCTTGAGGTTGTGCTCGCGAGCGCCGCGGACGCTGATGTGGGTGAGGCTCATGGGGCGTGTTGTTCCAGATTTGTTCTGATCGGGCAAGCGCTGGCGCGCGGACTGGGGGCAAAATAGGGATTTGGGCGCAGAAGGGAAAGGCGAGGCTGCCAAATGCTTTTTTCGGCGCGCCAAGGAGGGAGCCTGGATGCCGCGGCAGCCCTGACGCCCAGGCAATGGAGCGGCAGGGCGCGCGCGAGGAGGTGGGCGCTGCCGCGCGCCTTCGCCCAGATATGAAGCGACGGCGCGCGCCCGCCTGACTGATGTCGTTCGTCGGCAGCGACCGGCGGTTCGTCCGCCGCTGACGCCGCCCGGCGACCGGCGGATGACGGTCATCGAACCGCGATTTGCCCTTCCTGCCGTAGCGTTATCATGGCGGCGTTAAGGGACGGTTCAGCGCCAGTAGCGTCGTCTCTTCCACATCAGTTCATCCCGATCCGGAGTGCCCGACAGCATCTGGATACGCCCCCGGCCTTCCCTTGCGCCGGGGGCGTTTTCATTCGTCCCCGACCGTTGCGATTCGCTCTTTCCGTTACGGTTCATGTCGTTTGCCGGGCGGCGCATGTCGTTCGTCGCGCCGTTCGTCCCCCGTCCCTGTGTCATTGGTCGAAGCCGGCGTCGTTGGCCGACGATGGTCGCATCCGGTCGAACCGGACGCGCACCGGCGGGGGACTGCGCCTACACAGGATGGGCGAGCGGGACAGGAGCCGACCCCGAAAACCTCCGGCTCCCCCGCTCGCAACACCGGCGCCGCGACGCCCCCCAAGAGGCGGCCCGGTCAAACCAGTTTGTGAGGAGATATGCCCATGTTCCGTTCGTCCAAGATCGCCGCCGCTTTCGCCACCGTCACCCTGATCGCCACCGCCGGTGCGGCTTCCGCCGAACCCTTCGAATCCAATGGCCGCAGCGCCGAAGTCTATCATGGCGACCTGAACCTGGCGAAGGCCGACCACCAGAAGCAGCTGCGCAGCCGGATCTCCCGCGCCGCGTCGCGGGTGTGCGCGACGACGGACCTGGCGGCGATGACCGCCTGCCGCAGCAAGGCGATCGCCCATGTCTCGGTGCCGGTGAACGCCGCCATCGCCCGCGCCGAAACCGGCGAACGCTATGCCGATGCAGGCAAGGAGGTTCGCGCCCTCACCGGCAACTGAGCGCCGGCGCGCGCGCCTGTCGGAAACGAAACGGCCCGGAGATGATCCGGGCCGTTTTCGCATGTGGCGCAGCGGCGGTCGGGCCGGATCAGCGCGGCCCGGTGAGGATGGGATGGGCGAGGCGCAGTTCGTCGCTCAGCCGTTCGATCGTCTCGACCTCCACGGCCGAGCCGATCGGATCGAGGGTCCAGTTGCAATGCGGATGGGTGGCGCGATCATAGAGCCGCACCGGCCCCAGCAATCGGCGCCACTTGTGTTTCTGGCCGCCATGATCGCGCAGCAGCCGGGCGACGAGCAGGTCGGTCATCTGGTCGGCGGTCATGCGCGTGCCTTGCCCTCTATTTGCGGCGGTATCGGAAATACCAGACTTCGTGGCCGATGCGCCGGGCCTTCGCTTCGTAGCGGGTTTCGGGCCAGCCGCCGGGGCGGTTCTGGAAATCCTTCGGCTCGCTGGCCAGCCAGTCGAAATCGGGATGGCCGTTCATCACCATCAGCGCCCAGCGCAGATAGACCGGATGGTCGGTGCCGAAGCGGAATTCGCCGCCGGGCTTGAGCTTGCGGGCGATCATCGCGACCGGGCCGGGGTTCATCATCCGACGCTTGGCGTGGCGCGCCTTGGGCCAGGGATCGGGATGGAGGAGATAGACGAAGCTGAGGGCGCCGTCGGGGATGCGGGCAAGCACGTCGAGCGCATCGCCCATGTGCAGGCGCACATTGCCCAGCGCCTGGTCGCGGACATGGCCGAGCGCCTGGACCACGCCGTTGAGGAAAGGCTCGCACCCGATGAAGCCATGGTCGGGCAGCAGGTCGGCGCGCCAGGCCATATGTTCGCCGCCGCCGAAGCCGATTTCGAAATGGAGCGGGCGGTCATAACCAAACAGGTTCGCGGCGGTCACTTCGCCCTCCGCCGGGACGGACAGGGCGGGGAGCAGCGTGTCGACCAGCTCCTGCTGGCCCTTGCG
This window encodes:
- a CDS encoding tRNA (guanine(46)-N(7))-methyltransferase TrmB, which encodes MTAHKSGDPTTLNRLYGRQSGPKLRKGQQELVDTLLPALSVPAEGEVTAANLFGYDRPLHFEIGFGGGEHMAWRADLLPDHGFIGCEPFLNGVVQALGHVRDQALGNVRLHMGDALDVLARIPDGALSFVYLLHPDPWPKARHAKRRMMNPGPVAMIARKLKPGGEFRFGTDHPVYLRWALMVMNGHPDFDWLASEPKDFQNRPGGWPETRYEAKARRIGHEVWYFRYRRK
- the uvrA gene encoding excinuclease ABC subunit UvrA, which codes for MSLTHISVRGAREHNLKGVDVDLPRDSLIVITGLSGSGKSSLAFDTIYAEGQRRYVESLSAYARQFLEMMQKPDVEHIEGLSPAISIEQKTTSRNPRSTVATVTEIYDYMRLLWARVGIPYSPATGLPISAQTVSQMVDRVMLLPEGTRFYLLAPVVRGRKGEYRKELAEWQKAGYTRVRIDGEMVLIEDAPALDKKYKHDIEVVVDRLAVGPDMGTRLADSFEQALKLADGLAYVDLADGVVPGREDEVQSADKKMKGAGIPANRIVFSEKFACPVSGFTIPEIEPRLFSFNAPLGACPACDGLGERQEFDPELVVPNEALSIKKGAVVPWAKSNPPSPYYMQVLGSLAREFGFSLDTPWADLPGEVKLIILHGTGGKPVTLRFQDGKKSYEVKKAFEGVIGNLNRRLLQTDSAWMREELAKYQTAMPCETCHGARLKPEALAVKIAGEDISLSTRRSVVDALAFFSALPDHLNDQQNQIARAILKEIVERLGFLNNVGLDYLNLDRTSGTLSGGESQRIRLASQIGSGLSGVLYVLDEPSIGLHQRDNDRLLVTLKRLRDLGNSVIVVEHDEDAIRAADYIVDMGPGAGVHGGTIVAQGTLPELLAHRDSLTADYLNGTRRIDVPMKRRKGSGKKLTVHNARANNLTGVTASIPLGTFTCITGVSGSGKSSFTIDTLYAASARALNGARIVAGPHDKITGLDHCDKVIDIDQSPIGRTPRSNPATYTGAFTNIRDWFAGLPEAQARGYKPGRFSFNVKGGRCEACTGDGLIKIEMHFLPDVYVTCDVCHGARYNRETLEVKFKGKSIADVLDMTVEDAVEFFKAVPPIRDKMAMLAEVGLGYIKVGQQATTLSGGEAQRVKLAKELSRRATGNTLYILDEPTTGLHFEDVRKLLEVLHALVDQGNSVVVIEHNLDVIKTADWIIDMGPEGGVKGGEVVAEGTPEKVAKNARSFTGRYLAPLLGLEAVAAE
- a CDS encoding UrcA family protein: MFRSSKIAAAFATVTLIATAGAASAEPFESNGRSAEVYHGDLNLAKADHQKQLRSRISRAASRVCATTDLAAMTACRSKAIAHVSVPVNAAIARAETGERYADAGKEVRALTGN